The DNA window TATCTACAATCTCCCAATATATCAAGtctaatttcaaaaaaccAGGACAAAAAGTTGACGCAAATGATATATTAGGTGACTCCAATGCCGATATCCTCAACATCCATAGATTGATCAAGTACATTCGTGTCTCAAAAGTGGCCTACAAGATTGATACATATATCAAAGCATTAGATAAAAAGACTGCCGATGACTCGCCAACGGATAAACCAGGGCCAACAACTTCCTCCCAGCCATTGCTCTTTAAAGTGGTCTCGTTCCTTACATGCTTGACCAACCCGGCAAGCGAAGGTCAGTTCTTTTTTGAGACTGGGCCCTCCATGGAGTACATGTTGCTAGAACCCAGTAAACAATTTGAGTCAATCATCGAAGATGCAAGGTGTGTCTTCTTGGCGGGTGGCACCATGGAACCAATTTCTGACCTGACAGAGAATTTGTTCCCCCTCGTACCGAAGGAGGAAATCAGCATATTTCAATGTAATCATATTGTTCCTGATGCCAACGTCGAAACGTTCGTGATTAACGAACCAGGACTGGAGTTTACTTTTGCAAACAGAGGGAACAACACACTGATCAATATACAGTTGTTTTCCTTCTATAAAAAGTTGTCAAAAACAGTCCCCCTAAGCGGCGGTATCGTTGGCTTCTTCCCAAGCTACCAGTTCCTACAGAATATCATTGACCAGtggaaagaaaatggtATTTTCGATGAAATGAACAGGACGAGGAAGATATTCTACGAGTCCAAAAACGGGAAGGATCCATTGAATGACTACACTACCGTGGTCACAAATCAAGATCCGAAAGTGGGCGCCATTTTGTTTGCTGTTGTCGGTGGACGACTTTCGGAAGGTATAAACTTTCAGGACAATCTTTGTAGGGCGGTGGTTATGACTGGCCTACCATTCCCCAATCTGGCGAGTGGGGAGCTacaaatcaaaaaattgcatTTACAGGAAAAGGTTAAGAAGCGTGGCGGTGACACGAAGCAGGCAACGAAGGATTTCATTGAAAATATATGCATGAAAGCTGTGAATCAAAGTGTTGGTAGGGCCATTCGACATATGAATGACTACGCCAATATTTATCTATTAGATAACAGGTACAGCAATGAATCCATCAGAGGGAAACTATCCTTGTGGgtgagaagaagaatccAACCTCAAACATCCCTCGATGGCGTGATTACTGAAACCACAAGGTTTTTCacagagaaggaaaaataATGTTACCTCTCCAGTTAATATTACAGTTTATAGATACAAATTTTAACGTGCTATTTGTACAATAAATTACATGGGTCAAGTTCACAACAACTTGCTCCCAGTATAAACACTCTTCTCGTTGAAATATTCCAACAAAGTTCTTGTAAACCAACCGTATTCATTCAACAAATCTTTGTTAATGTCTATTATTCTATGTTTTGTTACAGGGCAGACCTTTACGCGTGTGGTGATCAAGGGTAGTAACGTCACCGAACAACGTCTCCATGTATTTCCATCTTGTGACTCAATTTCTGTAAGATTTTCATTTTCACTTCCGAAAAGAAAGACCTGTTCTATGAACTCACCTTTAAATGGAATGGGGTGCTGGGATGGTAAGAAGGTTGGATTCTCACCAAGTACTTTAGCCAAAGATGCCAAGCATGCCTGGTCCAGTAGATTGTCTATTTTAGTGATGTTATCTCTGCCGTATTCGAATACCAATCTGTAAAATAAATCAATAGTTTGGACCTCCGTTGTTATCAAATTGTTGAAAAGTCGGTAAATCATGGAATTGTGATTCATGATATCGTTAAGATACAAATTGAGACCCTCGCTTGTGTCAAGAGTGGGTACCTCAGCACTATCTTCTGTAACGGGAAGTTGCTTATTGTAGATGTGATACGTTTGATACCACGCCAACCCTGACGCCTTATTTGATAGTTCCCAATTATCGTATAACGGAAAGAAGGATACCTTATATTGGAATTCCGATTGGATCTTGTACTTCAGAGTATCCCGGTCAATATCGTAGAGAATGGCAACAGAATACCCGTCGGGTGATAGGGCAACACCATGAATAAATAGCGTTGActtgtattttttcaatGGATTCCAGACTTCGTTCCActttttcagtttcctctCTAGGTTTGGAAAGATGATGTCTTCAGAAAGTAATTCGCCAGCTTGATCCAAGTTTAACTTACAGGAAGAGCTGTTAGATAAGAATACAACCTCTCTGGTTCGTAACAATGGTATTATGTGGAATTCTTGTAATGGGTCTACTCTAAACATTTTGGtatcttttgttttcaaatTAACTTTATAGACGGCACCATATGTCGCTATTATTGCAAATTCGTGTACAATATCAATGTTTACTATTTTGAATCTTGCTGGTGGTAAAATCTCATCGGCAGCCATTGTGGACCCATCCACGAAGTGAACACCGTTATCAGAAGCAGCGCAGATCATACCATGATCACTCCAACGTATATGAACAACCCATTGTGGTAATTGACTGACAGAGCCTAATGTAATATTCTTAGAAGACTGGGAACCGTCGTTGCCCAGCGTAAATAAAACGAGTTCATTTGTCTCATTTCCCACGGCGATTGATAGTTTGTTCGGGCACCATTCAAAACAATGATACGTTCTCTGTTCTATGGTAGAGTTAGGATCATCCAAGTTCGAAAGCAACTTGTcgtttttgaacagaagaaCATTACCGTTGTTTGTTAGAACAGCCATTATAGTGGGGTCGACCGGGCAGGGTTTACAGCTCCTGACAAAGGACGCTGGCTGAGAGTTTAGCAGAGTATTGATACTATTCACTTGATGTTCAAGTTTGTTATTCGTATCAACCTCGAATGGAATACTTTGGACATGAAACAGGTCCTTTGAATGCGTATTCATTTCCTTATTGTAAAGGGGAGTGCCAACACTAACCTCAGGAATAGTGTCAAAAAACAGGGTTCCATCAGAGCACCAGTGAAGGCCATCATAAAAATCCTGTAGTTCTCTCCTCTGCAACACCAAATCCCTCAGCAATTTCATTATTAGCTTGACGACTTTACGTGTCGTTCTATGTGTATATAATCTGTaatgattttttttggcaTCTTTTAAACGAATAGAACTGATGTCCTGTCGAAAGATCACCAACCAGGTTCATCAGCAATGATACTACCATGGTTGCTCTGGATGTTCAATGGCGGATTGATTATAGGTGCCACTGCCCAGCAATGTGCCATGTATGGGAATTGCGGAAAGAAAACTCCACTAGGTGTCGAACTGCCATGTCCGGTTGATAGAACGAGCCCATTACAACCGCCGGGCATTACAAATGATCTGAGAGATCTATTGGTATTAACTTGTGGCGAGGAATGGAAAGAGATTGAAAATGTTTGCTGTTCCATTGAGCAGGTGAAGGCTCTACAAAATAACCTGAAGAGGGCGCATGCGCTGATTGAATCGTGCCCCGCCTGTGTTAAGAACTTTAACAACATGTTCTGCCACTTTACATGTTCTCCACAACAGGCATCTTTTCTCGACGTAATTGACACTGAAGTTTCACAAGAAAACAAGAGAATTGTTAAAGAGTTAAACTTTTACATGGATGAGGACTGGGCATCagagttcttcaactcttgcaaaaacatcaaatttTCAGCTACCAATGGCTACGCCATGGATCTAATCGGTGGGGGTGCCCGAAATTATAGTGAGTTTTTGCAGTTTTTGGGTGACGAAAAGGCTCTTTTGGGTGGATCACCATTCCAGATAAATTATAAATACGCTCAAACGAAAAAATTCCAGCCTTTCAACAACTCAGTATACGGTTGTGACGACCCTATTTACAAATGTGCGTGTTCAGACTGTCAGGAGTCATGTCCAGTTCTTAAACCATTGAAACAGGAGCATTGCTTCAGGAACGGATTCCCTTGTTTCAGTATAGACGTACTCATAACATACGTTATAATTGCAGTCACACTTCTAATTTGGTTTATAGTGAAAAAGTGGAAGTCAAATGACATACAAAATACAGACCAGTTGCTCAATCCTTCTGCGGGCCAGGACTCGTCGCCAGAAGATATGCTGTTTCAAGatcgaaaaaaaactaaACTCTATAAACCAAATTCACTGATATCTAAAGCAGTTGAAAGTGTCGCAAATATAGCAGTTTATCACCCGTACATTGTTCTATGTTTGACAAGTATTATAATCCTTTCCTTTGGTGTATTGCTATTCTTCTTCGGTAGCCTCGAACAGGATCCCGTAAACCTATGGGTAAGCAAAAGTTCTCCCAAATATAAGGAGAAACAATATTTCGATGAACATTTTGGTCCATTTTATAGAGTTGAGCAAATTTTTGTGGTCAACGATACAGGCCCTGTACTTTCTAACTATAGCACATTGGAGTGGtggtttgaagttgaaaaacaGATGACCGAAAGTCTTACATCTTCTGAAGGGTTGACGTATCAGGATTTGTGCTTTAGACCAACTCCAGATTCGACATGTGTAGTGGAGTCCTTCACACAATACTTTAAAGGCGAAATTCCTAAGAAATCGTTTTGGGAGAGCCAGATCAAAATGTGCGCAAATACGCCGGTCACTTGCCTTCCGACCTTTCAACAGCCGTTAAAAAAGAACTTACTGTTCAGTGACTTAAGCGATGACGTATTACAGTCGAACGCATTTATTGTGACACTGCTGGTAAATAATTTTACCGAATCTGCCAACTTGTGGGAAGAACAACTAGAAGAATTTCTATTGGGTCTAGATATTCCGGAGGGATTACGCATCAGCTTCAACACTGAAATGTCATTAAAAAAGGAACTAAATAACAACGGTGATGCCATCATTGTCTGTTGTTCTTACCTAGTTATGTTCCTATATGCGTCTTGGGCCTTGAAGAGGAGAGCTGGAAGGACACGCATCCTGCTGGGGTTTTCCGGCATATTAATTGTTGCATCATCTGTCATATGTGCCGCTGGTTTGTTGAGTGTATTTGGAGTGAAATCAACGTTGATTATTGCCGAAGTTATTCCATTCTTGATTTTGGCAATAGGTATAGATAACATTTTCTTGTTAACACACGAATACGATAGGGTCACAGAAATATCAGGTCCGCTCAGCCCTAAGGAACGATTAATAAAATCTGTTATGCATATTTTCCCTTCCATATTACTGTCATTCATATGTCAGGCTGGATGCTTTTTATTAGCTTCATTTGTCTCAATGCCCGCGGTAAGGAATTTTGCACTATATTCCGCCACAGCAGTTTTATTCAACGTTATTCTACAGTCTACGGCGTACGTGTCCATTCTGGAGCTTTACGAACGGAAATATTATGATCCTGTGTTCGTGAAGATTATTATAACAGGACAAGACAATATTGAGATTGAGCCAGCCCATTCGAAGGCGACCCAATACTACTTCAAATTATTGTCCTACAGAAAATCTATAATGTGCTCTTTTATTACAGTTGCACTAATCTCCATTCTAGTATTACCTAAAATTCAGTTTGGTCTAGATCAACGACAGGCAGTGCCACAAACATCCTACTTAATTGACTATTTCAAGGACGTCTACGAGTACCTGAAGGTTGGCCCCCCTGTTTACTTTGTTCTAAGAAACCTTGATTTAACCAAGAGGTCAAACCAACAAAGAATCTGTGGGAAATTTACCAGTTGTATAGAGAACTCCATGGGTAATATCCTAGAGCAGGAACGAACTAGGTCTACAATAACAGAACCTGTTGCTAATTGGCTTGACGACTATCTATTGTACCTTTCCCCTGGGCTGGGGCAATGTTGCAAAGTGCAGAAAGGTACAGATGACTTGTGTACACCGGAATTAGGAGGAGAAAACTGTGAGACATGTTTCAAACATGGCGAATGGGATTACGATATGGACGGTTTCCCTGAAAATGAAGAATTTATGAAGTACTTCAATATGTGGATTAAGACACCGAGCGATCCATGTCCACTGGGAGGTCTTGCACCGTATTCGTCTGCAATCTATTACAATAATTCCAACGTAATATCATCGGTATTCAGAAGTGCACACAAACCGTTAACGTCCCAAGATGACCTCATCTCTGCTTACAACGATGCAATCAGGATAACTGACTCCCTTAAACCATTGGACTTGTTTGCATACTCACCGTTCTACATATTTTTTGTCCAGTACCGAACTTTGCTATCCTTAACAGTAAAATTGCTTACTGCTGCCCTTGTCCTGATATTTGTTGCCGCATCAACGTTACTTGGGTCCATCAGAACTGCCTGCCTGCTGATTGTAACTGTTTGCATGATTATCGTCGACATTGGTGCACTAATGGTTGCCTTTCAAATTTCGTTAAATGCTGTGAGTTTAGTGAACTTGGTCATATGCGTGGGGTTAGCAGTAGAATTTTGCATCCACATCGCTAGGGCTTTCACAATGATCAGTTCCTCTGGCAAGACAGATCGACAGGCCAGAATGCATGACGCAATGTCCACCATTGGAGCATCTGTATTCAAGGGTATCGCGATGACAAAACTAATTGGTGTTTGTGTTCTGGCCTTTGCACACTCTAAGATATTCCATGTCTACTATTTCAGAATGTGGCTTTCTCTAATCATTGTCGCATCTTTACATGCTCTGGTCTTCTTCCCAGTACTGATCTCGCTGCTCGGTGGCACTTACTATTTTGATGACATCGTTGAGCACGCATACGTTGATAACGAAGAAACAACGCCTATTTAACCTGATACGATTCAATACTATACCAATTTACGTAACTTCATATACAACCAAGACACCTTATTTCCAAATCTGGAAACCCCACGTCATTGAAATATTCCCTTGAGTTCAGTTTCCCTCGAGACTGGAaacatataaaaaaaaagaagataGAGTGGAAGTGGATCTATACCCCAATAGGTGCAACGATACCTGGAACCTCCATCAGTTATAAGACCAAGGTTTAGGGTGCTTATCTACGTGCATGTTCAAAGTACTTGATTTATATACCAATGCGTTGAGGAAACGACCCAAGACTACCAATGCTATAATGACAGGTGTGCTATTCGGTTTAGGGGACGTTTCCGCACAACTGATGTTTTCGTATCCTAATGATTCTAAACACACTCCGTTGAGCCATGGAGAGACTCTTGACGACATCGCTAAGAGCAAAGGCTGGGTATATGACGTACCGCGGACTCTCCGAGCAGTATCCTACGGCGCccttattttttccttcattGGGGATAAGTGGTATAAGATTCTAAATTTTAAAGTCAAACTGAAGGGAAAACCCTCCTCAGATTGGTCCAATAGGTTGTTGAGGGTTGGAGTGGATCAACTATTGTTTGCTCCCTTGTCGCTGCCGTTCTACTTCAGTTGTATGACGATAATGGAAGGTGGGAATTGGGGGACGATAAAGAATaagttgaagaaccagTGGTGGAGCACTCTAGTAACGAATTGGGCTGTTTGGCCCTTGTTCCAAAGTATCAATTTCTCGTTTGTCCCTCTGCAACATCAATTGTTGGCGGTGAACACCGTAGCCATCTTTTGGAACACTTATTTGTCATACAAAAACGCCACTTTTTCCATGGAACCACATCATATGATTGTGGACTGAATGTATACATTGGATTTAGAGTAAACTTTGTCTACTAGTATTTAGCTTAAGAAGGCATTTGAATAGTCGTTAGTGCGGCATAGCAATGGGTCTCCTTTCAAAGAgagcaaaaagaaaactcCGAAACGGGGAGTCGAACCCCGATCTCCACGGTGAAAGCGTGATGTGATAGCCGTTACACTATATCGGATGTAAAAGAGATAAATTGTTTTAGGCTTAACCGTGGCAAATCCCCActcgaaaaaaaagacttTCTTGGACAATCTGGACAAATAAGGATCAGCATAAATCAGGACAGATGCACGGTTCACAAACAAGAAGTTGGAATATCATTGTAAATAATACAAGTAAACTAATTAGCAAGTATAACGGAAGACTAGTATCTTCTACAACACTACGCTTTAGTGTTAGTATTAGAGATTTCAAGTACCACCTAAGTTACTCTCCCAGATTTGCCCTacaacattttttttaaattCGCTGGGTTTGAGTATCTTTTGAATGATCAGATGCAACTTCCAAATGGATTCAAGACCAGTGAACTAGACATAGGGGGTCCAAAAACGAAGGACAACAATGCAAAGAGATGGCTGGTTAAGAAAAACAGGACGAAAAGTAATAGTGTCACCAcataaagaaaaaatggaatATTACAAGGTGCCAACTTCGCATAAGCAACCTATAGGGGTTTGTTAAAGCCATTGTAAACAAGCGATGCATAACGGCTGAAGTGTGTCGCAGAAGGTCAAATAAAATATTCTGCCAAAGTAATGCATCTGGTATGATAAAGCAAcgagaaaaagaaagaacggGTCATGTAAGACACAGAAGAGGTACACAATAACAAATCGCCTCAACTTACAAAATCCACATTATCGaaacaaagaaaatacaTTAACGGAGTTGGACTGTTTTCAGATCTAGAGAAGGAGGAACCGCCATACGATCAGGCAACTCGAAGGATattttcaatctttgcCCTACTACAGAACTTTACTTCTGTAATATCTTCAGGCCAAGCCATCAATTCAATCTCATTCATTGATTTGTTCTTTGCGGGGAACCCCTTTCCCTCAAATCCCGAACAATCTCTTATTTTCCCATGTATGAGCATCAAATCCCTAATTGTGTTAGGAACTGCAATTTTTTAGCCATATTTCCCTAACACCATCCTATTTTCACAACAACTATTGCAAAGACTCGTTAAAGAACTCCCGTCGTAACACCATGCGATCTGGTTTTCTGATCAAATAGTCATGTCACAGAATCTTCAGAAATAATAAAAGTGTTCAAATCGACAAAAAACGTTTTATGGCGTGGAGGGGAAACGAAGTGTACCTTCCGGAGAAGGTGAAATACCCGTCATTAAGCCACGATCTGCCCTGTTTTCTGTGCTATCTTGACTGAACAACGCAGGAGCGCTGACATTGGATGAATGTGTCACAAAAATTTGGCGAGCTAATAAGAAAGGGAAGCAAGTCATTCAATGTGAATGTGCAGCGCATTACAATGCTTGCGCACGCTAGCAACCAGAGTCACACGGGCGCGGCTGTCAAGGTACGACGATCAAGAGGGAAAGTTGATGTACATCGACTTGTTACTGAAAATTTAGCGTTGGTAGGCAGGGGCTCCCAGTTCGAGAAGAAAGCTGTGCAGCAATTTCTGTCCCCGCTGCAGGAGGAGGGAACGTTCCAGCGACAAAACGTATCCGCAACGTTTGACACGGAAAGGGCGGTGAAGCTGCATAGGTTGAACAAGGAATTGCGCGGGGACCCCAAACTTGCTCCAATTATCGATACCAATTTCTTGGACCAAGTGCTGAGGCTGCTAGAGCAATTGACCCCCAGGACGGATCTTGAGACGGGTAATGTTGTTTCCCTGCGGAGCACGGCTCCAGAGCACCGACCCCCATTGACATCGCAACTGGAGGTTCCGCATGTACCAGATTTCACTCTCCCcgagaacaacaacagtgaAGCGTTTGCGCGGTACATCGGGCTGCTAACGCACGGGAAGTTTATCAAGGATTCGCAACTGCCGTTGTTGATCCGTGCACTGTTGCACCCGTTTAATGAGACGACGGCGCCACTGTTTACGGTGCGGAACTTCAACGATGCGATGTTTTACTTCCGGAATAAGTGGGACATCGCGAGCATGCGAGAGACTTTCTCGCTTATCAGGCTGTGCCGCCTGCACCGGGACACGATGTCTTACAATTTGATGCTTGGTGGTGTGCTTAGGAACGCGCGAATCCGCAAGGTTGGGAACACGACTCGGGAGTTCGTATACTACCTGGAGCAGATGTTGCGTGATGGGGTTTCCGCGGACGCACACTCGTGGGGGGTTGTCTACGACCACTTGCTCAGTGACGAGGCGCGGTCGCGGTTGTTGGCTCGGTTGTGGGTCATTTCTCCGCAGTTGGGCAGGAGCTCTGTCTTGATGATGCGAGTGATGCAGAACTGTGAGGACCCTGAGAAAGTGGTGAAATTCATGCGAGAGCACCATGTAGCACTGACATCCGGGATCCTGCGACTACTTTTACGGAAATACCTTGCGCAGGACCGCATTGGCGAGGCGTGGCAGGTACTGCAGCGAGCGCCTACAAGGTTATGGGACGTGGGAATGTTAAACGGGTTCCTGATATGTCTGGCGAACCGGGGCCGCGTGGACATGTGCCTGATGGTGATTGGGAATTTCCAGTCGGCAAGGGTGCCCCTGGACGGGGACGTGTTCCGGTGGCTTTACAAGGCGCTCGTTCGGAACGGGTACACACGGAAATTCGCCGTTGTTTACCAGGAGATTACACGATGGCACAGACGTGTGTGTCCCGTTCGAAACACTTACTGGAAAGTGAAGTGTGATACAATTGTGAAATTCAATTGTAAAGGTTCGGACCCTACGCGTGAACAGGAACAGAAGTTACAGCTGCTTCTCAGTGGAGTGACTTGCAAGGGGTCCCTAACGTGGGATGTGTGGAACGTGTACCCTGACTTGCGACCTTTACTGCGATTTTTGGGGGTTGTTAAGGGCAAAGGGTCGCGTTCTGGGACCGCACCCAGCCATAGTATTAGTGACGAGGGTACtaaggagaagaagagacggTACCGTGAGCGGATCAGACATATATCTGTGGGGAACGCCATGGCTCAACGTATACCGTATGCTCGTGACACTTACGGAGCATTGGCGAGGGACTTCTTTTGGagatagagagagagagagNNNNNNNNNNNNNNNNNNNNagagagagagaggaagaATTAGCATTAAAAATATAGTATGATATATTCATGTAGATATTACTTGTCTGttgataataataataataataataataacagTAACAATTGAACttaaaagagaaagataAGAAAtaacaaagaaataaaaaagaaagatagaAGGAAGTTAGTCAATTGTTAGAAGGGTACGGCCGTTCAGTAACCGTCCTGTTCCGTTGGTTGTTGCTCTTCGTGTTCAACTTCGTGgacctcttcaactggttcttcttcgatttcGACTTCCTCGTGGTGGATTTGTTGTCCatcttcgtcctcgtcctcttcgACGTCCTCGTAGACATCGTCGACGGTCTGGTGGAACGACAAAGTTGGCTTGACGACGGCGACGTCTAGGGTCCATGCCTCCAATGCGGCCTCTGCGTCCATGATGATCTGTCTGGATGCGTCGTACCCGTCGTAAGCGGGTCTAGCCTCACCTGGGGTGACTGGCGAGTCGTCTAGCAATTCCAGTAGCGCCTTACCGTAACCGGCAATCAGTGCGAACTTCTCGGACATTTCTCTCATGGAGTCGAACTGGTAGTTGTACGACGCTTTCAACTTCTCTCTGGTGATGTTGGACAACTGTGCCTCTGCGACTAGGGACTCAGCCTCTGCTCTGACCAATTCTTGCTCCAAAACGGGCACCTTCGTGCTCATAGGGTCCTTGTACTTCAAGTGTGCGATCTCATCGGTGATTCTGTCCTTGCGCTCCCTGGAAGGTTGCACACTGGCCTCGATGTTCCTGATGGACTTCATAGTGACACGGTACTGGTCGTACTTGTCGATGAACTGGTCTTGCAACTCACCCAATTCGAAAAGCAGCACACCAAGCTTGTCAGTGACATCCGagacgtcgtcgtcgttctcgGCCCCCCATAGGGACAACTGTCTCGCGGCGGCCCTGCGCTCATTGGCAACGACCTCCATGGCGCGCAGCACGCCCTTCTCGGTCTTCACGAGCTGCGACAGCTTCCTGGACAGCTCGGGTCCGAAATTGCCAGCGGCGTTCTTACGGAACGTCGACGCCAGGGACGCCTTCCCGAAGAACCGCGACTTCGTGCTCgaaggtggtggtggtggctGCTGCAACTGCTGTGCGGTAGGAGCCCTTGCGTTTCTCAAAGAGTATGTCTTGTGCATTGTGTGGGGATGTGGTGCGGGGTGAATTAGTGTCTACTAAAGTGTTCCAGGTCTGCAATCTACCACAACAACCCTCGCTCCCGGTTGTTCCCTTACCTGCCTCTCTTTATAACCTGCTGCG is part of the Huiozyma naganishii CBS 8797 chromosome 4, complete genome genome and encodes:
- the SYM1 gene encoding ethanol metabolism protein (similar to Saccharomyces cerevisiae SYM1 (YLR251W); ancestral locus Anc_1.384), which codes for MFKVLDLYTNALRKRPKTTNAIMTGVLFGLGDVSAQLMFSYPNDSKHTPLSHGETLDDIAKSKGWVYDVPRTLRAVSYGALIFSFIGDKWYKILNFKVKLKGKPSSDWSNRLLRVGVDQLLFAPLSLPFYFSCMTIMEGGNWGTIKNKLKNQWWSTLVTNWAVWPLFQSINFSFVPLQHQLLAVNTVAIFWNTYLSYKNATFSMEPHHMIVD
- the TFC8 gene encoding transcription factor TFIIIC subunit TFC8 (similar to Saccharomyces cerevisiae TFC8 (YPL007C); ancestral locus Anc_8.82) — translated: MKLLRDLVLQRRELQDFYDGLHWCSDGTLFFDTIPEVSVGTPLYNKEMNTHSKDLFHVQSIPFEVDTNNKLEHQVNSINTLLNSQPASFVRSCKPCPVDPTIMAVLTNNGNVLLFKNDKLLSNLDDPNSTIEQRTYHCFEWCPNKLSIAVGNETNELVLFTLGNDGSQSSKNITLGSVSQLPQWVVHIRWSDHGMICAASDNGVHFVDGSTMAADEILPPARFKIVNIDIVHEFAIIATYGAVYKVNLKTKDTKMFRVDPLQEFHIIPLLRTREVVFLSNSSSCKLNLDQAGELLSEDIIFPNLERKLKKWNEVWNPLKKYKSTLFIHGVALSPDGYSVAILYDIDRDTLKYKIQSEFQYKVSFFPLYDNWELSNKASGLAWYQTYHIYNKQLPVTEDSAEVPTLDTSEGLNLYLNDIMNHNSMIYRLFNNLITTEVQTIDLFYRLVFEYGRDNITKIDNLLDQACLASLAKVLGENPTFLPSQHPIPFKGEFIEQVFLFGSENENLTEIESQDGNTWRRCSVTLLPLITTRVKVCPVTKHRIIDINKDLLNEYGWFTRTLLEYFNEKSVYTGSKLL
- the LSP1 gene encoding lipid-binding protein LSP1 (similar to Saccharomyces cerevisiae LSP1 (YPL004C); ancestral locus Anc_8.85), with translation MHKTYSLRNARAPTAQQLQQPPPPPSSTKSRFFGKASLASTFRKNAAGNFGPELSRKLSQLVKTEKGVLRAMEVVANERRAAARQLSLWGAENDDDVSDVTDKLGVLLFELGELQDQFIDKYDQYRVTMKSIRNIEASVQPSRERKDRITDEIAHLKYKDPMSTKVPVLEQELVRAEAESLVAEAQLSNITREKLKASYNYQFDSMREMSEKFALIAGYGKALLELLDDSPVTPGEARPAYDGYDASRQIIMDAEAALEAWTLDVAVVKPTLSFHQTVDDVYEDVEEDEDEDGQQIHHEEVEIEEEPVEEVHEVEHEEQQPTEQDGY
- the AEP3 gene encoding Aep3p (similar to Saccharomyces cerevisiae AEP3 (YPL005W); ancestral locus Anc_8.84), which produces MNVSQKFGELIRKGSKSFNVNVQRITMLAHASNQSHTGAAVKVRRSRGKVDVHRLVTENLALVGRGSQFEKKAVQQFLSPLQEEGTFQRQNVSATFDTERAVKLHRLNKELRGDPKLAPIIDTNFLDQVLRLLEQLTPRTDLETGNVVSLRSTAPEHRPPLTSQLEVPHVPDFTLPENNNSEAFARYIGLLTHGKFIKDSQLPLLIRALLHPFNETTAPLFTVRNFNDAMFYFRNKWDIASMRETFSLIRLCRLHRDTMSYNLMLGGVLRNARIRKVGNTTREFVYYLEQMLRDGVSADAHSWGVVYDHLLSDEARSRLLARLWVISPQLGRSSVLMMRVMQNCEDPEKVVKFMREHHVALTSGILRLLLRKYLAQDRIGEAWQVLQRAPTRLWDVGMLNGFLICLANRGRVDMCLMVIGNFQSARVPLDGDVFRWLYKALVRNGYTRKFAVVYQEITRWHRRVCPVRNTYWKVKCDTIVKFNCKGSDPTREQEQKLQLLLSGVTCKGSLTWDVWNVYPDLRPLLRFLGVVKGKGSRSGTAPSHSISDEGTKEKKRRYRERIRHISVGNAMAQRIPYARDTYGALARDFFWR
- the NCR1 gene encoding sphingolipid transporter (similar to Saccharomyces cerevisiae NCR1 (YPL006W); ancestral locus Anc_8.83), with the protein product MILPWLLWMFNGGLIIGATAQQCAMYGNCGKKTPLGVELPCPVDRTSPLQPPGITNDLRDLLVLTCGEEWKEIENVCCSIEQVKALQNNLKRAHALIESCPACVKNFNNMFCHFTCSPQQASFLDVIDTEVSQENKRIVKELNFYMDEDWASEFFNSCKNIKFSATNGYAMDLIGGGARNYSEFLQFLGDEKALLGGSPFQINYKYAQTKKFQPFNNSVYGCDDPIYKCACSDCQESCPVLKPLKQEHCFRNGFPCFSIDVLITYVIIAVTLLIWFIVKKWKSNDIQNTDQLLNPSAGQDSSPEDMLFQDRKKTKLYKPNSLISKAVESVANIAVYHPYIVLCLTSIIILSFGVLLFFFGSLEQDPVNLWVSKSSPKYKEKQYFDEHFGPFYRVEQIFVVNDTGPVLSNYSTLEWWFEVEKQMTESLTSSEGLTYQDLCFRPTPDSTCVVESFTQYFKGEIPKKSFWESQIKMCANTPVTCLPTFQQPLKKNLLFSDLSDDVLQSNAFIVTLLVNNFTESANLWEEQLEEFLLGLDIPEGLRISFNTEMSLKKELNNNGDAIIVCCSYLVMFLYASWALKRRAGRTRILLGFSGILIVASSVICAAGLLSVFGVKSTLIIAEVIPFLILAIGIDNIFLLTHEYDRVTEISGPLSPKERLIKSVMHIFPSILLSFICQAGCFLLASFVSMPAVRNFALYSATAVLFNVILQSTAYVSILELYERKYYDPVFVKIIITGQDNIEIEPAHSKATQYYFKLLSYRKSIMCSFITVALISILVLPKIQFGLDQRQAVPQTSYLIDYFKDVYEYLKVGPPVYFVLRNLDLTKRSNQQRICGKFTSCIENSMGNILEQERTRSTITEPVANWLDDYLLYLSPGLGQCCKVQKGTDDLCTPELGGENCETCFKHGEWDYDMDGFPENEEFMKYFNMWIKTPSDPCPLGGLAPYSSAIYYNNSNVISSVFRSAHKPLTSQDDLISAYNDAIRITDSLKPLDLFAYSPFYIFFVQYRTLLSLTVKLLTAALVLIFVAASTLLGSIRTACLLIVTVCMIIVDIGALMVAFQISLNAVSLVNLVICVGLAVEFCIHIARAFTMISSSGKTDRQARMHDAMSTIGASVFKGIAMTKLIGVCVLAFAHSKIFHVYYFRMWLSLIIVASLHALVFFPVLISLLGGTYYFDDIVEHAYVDNEETTPI